In Amycolatopsis sp. EV170708-02-1, the following are encoded in one genomic region:
- a CDS encoding electron transfer flavoprotein subunit beta/FixA family protein — MTNIVVLVKQVPDTYSERKLSGADNTLDRESADAVLDEINEKAVEEALKIKEAGEGEVTVVSVGPDRATDAIRKALSMGADKAIHVSDEALHGSDAIATAKVLAAAISKVEGFDLVITGNEASDGRGGAVPAIIAELLGLPQLTHVNELTVDGTSIKADRYTEDGVTHLEANLPAVVSVGEKINEPRYPSFKGIMAAKKKPVETLTVADLGVDAAEVGLGNAWSSVLEASPKPPRTAGERVEDEGDGGSKVAAYLVAQKLI; from the coding sequence ATGACGAACATCGTTGTCCTGGTCAAGCAGGTACCGGACACCTACTCGGAGCGGAAGCTCTCCGGTGCCGACAACACTCTTGACCGCGAATCCGCCGACGCCGTGCTCGACGAGATCAACGAGAAGGCCGTCGAAGAAGCACTGAAGATCAAGGAAGCCGGCGAGGGCGAGGTCACCGTCGTCTCGGTGGGTCCCGACCGCGCGACCGACGCGATCCGCAAGGCGCTGTCCATGGGTGCCGACAAGGCCATCCACGTCTCCGACGAGGCCCTGCACGGCTCCGACGCGATCGCCACCGCCAAGGTGCTGGCCGCCGCGATCTCCAAGGTCGAGGGCTTCGACCTGGTCATCACCGGTAACGAGGCCTCCGACGGCCGCGGTGGCGCCGTGCCGGCGATCATCGCCGAGCTGCTCGGCCTGCCGCAGCTGACCCACGTGAACGAGCTGACCGTCGACGGCACCTCGATCAAGGCCGACCGCTACACCGAGGACGGCGTCACGCACCTCGAGGCGAACCTGCCCGCGGTGGTGAGCGTCGGCGAGAAGATCAACGAGCCGCGCTACCCCTCCTTCAAGGGCATCATGGCCGCGAAGAAGAAGCCGGTCGAGACGCTGACCGTCGCGGACCTGGGTGTCGACGCGGCCGAGGTCGGCCTCGGCAACGCCTGGTCGTCCGTGCTCGAAGCCTCCCCGAAGCCGCCGCGCACCGCCGGTGAGCGCGTCGAGGACGAGGGTGACGGCGGCAGCAAGGTGGCCGCCTACCTGGTCGCGCAGAAGCTCATCTGA
- a CDS encoding electron transfer flavoprotein subunit alpha/FixB family protein, producing MAEVLVLVDHVDGEVKKVTLELLTAARELGEPSAVVVGPTGTAAKAKEALAAHGAAKVYVAEGDNATGFLVTPKVDVLAALAERTSPAAVLVAASAEGKEVSARVAVRLGSGLLYDAVGVNGDGSVDQSIFGGAFSVKSKSTKGVPVISVRPGAVEAAPAEGAAAEETVEVPAGDPAKSARITGVEPIVGGDRPELTEASVVVSGGRGVGSADKFDVVEALADSLGAAVGASRAAVDSGYYPAQFQVGQTGKTVSPQLYIALGISGAIQHRAGMQTSKTIIAVNKDAEAPIFEIADFGVVGDLFNVAPQLTEEVQKRKG from the coding sequence ATGGCTGAAGTACTCGTCCTCGTCGACCACGTCGACGGTGAAGTCAAGAAGGTCACGCTCGAGCTGCTGACCGCCGCTCGTGAACTGGGTGAGCCGTCCGCGGTCGTCGTCGGCCCGACCGGCACCGCCGCCAAGGCGAAGGAAGCCCTCGCCGCGCACGGCGCAGCCAAGGTGTACGTCGCCGAGGGCGACAACGCCACCGGCTTCCTGGTCACCCCGAAGGTGGACGTCCTCGCCGCGCTGGCGGAGCGGACCTCCCCGGCCGCCGTGCTCGTCGCGGCCAGCGCCGAGGGCAAGGAGGTGTCCGCCCGGGTCGCGGTCCGCCTCGGCTCCGGTCTGCTGTACGACGCCGTCGGCGTGAACGGCGACGGCAGCGTCGACCAGTCCATCTTCGGTGGCGCGTTCTCCGTGAAGTCCAAGTCCACCAAGGGTGTCCCGGTCATCTCGGTCCGCCCGGGCGCGGTCGAGGCCGCTCCGGCCGAGGGCGCGGCCGCCGAGGAGACCGTCGAGGTCCCCGCGGGCGACCCGGCGAAGTCCGCCAGGATCACCGGCGTCGAGCCGATCGTCGGCGGCGACCGGCCGGAGCTCACCGAGGCCTCGGTCGTCGTCTCCGGTGGCCGCGGTGTCGGCTCGGCCGACAAGTTCGACGTCGTCGAGGCGCTCGCCGACTCGCTCGGTGCCGCCGTCGGTGCTTCCCGCGCCGCGGTCGACTCGGGCTACTACCCGGCGCAGTTCCAGGTCGGCCAGACCGGTAAGACGGTCTCGCCGCAGCTGTACATCGCGCTGGGCATCTCCGGCGCGATCCAGCACCGCGCCGGTATGCAGACCTCGAAGACCATCATCGCGGTCAACAAGGACGCCGAGGCGCCGATCTTCGAGATCGCCGACTTCGGTGTGGTGGGCGACCTGTTCAACGTCGCGCCGCAGCTGACCGAAGAGGTCCAGAAGCGCAAGGGCTGA
- a CDS encoding NADP-dependent oxidoreductase, with the protein MRAITITQYGEPDVLRAAEVPLPEPGPGQVRVKVKAAGVNPIDWKIRSGAMAEVRPVEFPHILGLELAGVVDAVGEGAGFAVGDEVFGWSDTGTYAEYALASTVIRKPAGLSWAEAAALPIAGETALRVLGELEVKPGETVVIHGASGQVGRIATQAAVALGATVIGLAGASSLDEVKDLGGVPVQYGDGWLSRVRSAAPDGVDAVFDAAGFGVLGDSVELLGSPDRLITIADPAAYAQGLKFSAGGSETQAVLEDLVARGLKLKLGSSYALADAAAAHRESVTGHAGGKITLTFG; encoded by the coding sequence ATGCGAGCGATCACCATCACCCAGTACGGCGAACCTGACGTCCTGCGGGCTGCCGAGGTCCCGCTGCCGGAGCCCGGGCCCGGCCAGGTGCGGGTGAAGGTCAAGGCCGCCGGCGTCAACCCGATCGACTGGAAGATCCGGTCGGGCGCCATGGCGGAGGTCCGGCCCGTCGAATTCCCGCACATCCTCGGCCTGGAGCTGGCGGGCGTGGTGGACGCGGTGGGCGAAGGCGCCGGATTCGCCGTCGGGGACGAGGTCTTCGGCTGGTCGGACACCGGAACGTACGCGGAGTACGCGCTGGCGAGCACGGTCATCCGCAAACCCGCTGGGCTGTCGTGGGCCGAAGCCGCCGCGCTGCCCATCGCCGGGGAAACCGCGTTGCGGGTGCTCGGCGAACTGGAGGTCAAGCCGGGCGAGACCGTGGTGATCCACGGCGCGAGCGGGCAGGTCGGCCGGATCGCGACGCAGGCCGCCGTCGCGCTGGGCGCCACGGTCATCGGGCTCGCCGGGGCTTCGTCGCTGGACGAGGTGAAGGACCTCGGCGGGGTGCCGGTCCAGTACGGCGACGGCTGGCTCTCGCGAGTCCGCTCGGCCGCTCCGGACGGCGTCGACGCGGTGTTCGACGCCGCGGGCTTCGGTGTCCTGGGTGATTCCGTCGAGTTGCTGGGCTCACCCGACCGGCTGATCACCATCGCGGACCCGGCGGCTTACGCGCAGGGGCTGAAGTTCTCGGCGGGCGGCTCGGAAACTCAAGCGGTTCTTGAGGATCTGGTCGCGCGAGGGCTGAAGTTGAAGCTGGGATCGAGTTACGCGCTCGCCGACGCCGCCGCGGCACACCGGGAAAGCGTTACCGGTCACGCGGGCGGGAAGATCACGCTGACCTTCGGCTGA
- a CDS encoding GNAT family N-acetyltransferase, protein MTTSQLLVSTDQAGVELPADAPRYSLLVANGNEEVVAAQRLRHQVFAEEMGATLNSPEPGLDVDYFDEFCDHLVVRDDNTGEIVGTYRMLPPDRAARAGKLYSDSEFDLTALDALRPSLVETGRSCVHPDHRSGAVVSLVWAGIGRYMLLAGHRYLAGCASVPLTDGGVYAAGVWDVLRAKHYADESLRVTPLNPWRVEGVERPARAILPPLIKGYTRLGAKIYGPPALDADFGVADFFVLLDLHNVDERYLKFFLGVQG, encoded by the coding sequence ATGACGACGTCACAGCTCCTCGTCAGTACTGACCAGGCAGGTGTCGAACTCCCGGCCGACGCGCCGCGTTACTCCCTTCTCGTGGCGAACGGAAACGAAGAAGTCGTCGCCGCGCAACGCCTGCGCCATCAGGTGTTCGCCGAGGAAATGGGAGCGACGCTCAATTCCCCCGAACCAGGCCTCGACGTCGACTACTTCGACGAGTTCTGCGATCACCTCGTGGTGCGGGACGACAACACCGGCGAGATCGTGGGCACGTACCGGATGTTGCCGCCCGATCGGGCCGCGCGGGCGGGAAAGCTGTACTCCGACAGCGAATTCGATCTCACCGCGCTCGACGCGCTGCGTCCTTCGCTGGTCGAGACGGGCCGTTCGTGCGTGCACCCCGACCACCGCAGCGGTGCCGTGGTGAGCCTCGTCTGGGCGGGGATCGGGCGCTACATGCTGCTGGCCGGTCACCGGTATCTCGCAGGCTGCGCCTCCGTGCCGCTGACCGACGGCGGGGTCTACGCGGCGGGCGTCTGGGATGTCCTGCGCGCCAAGCACTACGCGGATGAATCCCTTCGGGTGACGCCGCTGAACCCGTGGCGGGTCGAAGGCGTCGAGCGTCCGGCCCGCGCGATCCTCCCGCCGCTCATCAAGGGCTACACGCGTCTCGGCGCGAAGATCTACGGCCCGCCCGCGCTCGACGCGGATTTCGGTGTCGCGGACTTCTTCGTCCTGCTGGATCTGCACAACGTCGACGAGCGGTACCTCAAGTTCTTCCTGGGAGTGCAGGGATGA
- a CDS encoding S1 family peptidase: MIENNMIPDDFLSLASVQAAEEDALLNRQNVVGVALGTKWSGGRDTGEKAITVLVDTKMPHEMLREDDLVPAALSGVPTDVQEVGVLQAGRSIAAPKVNGAATMLDEPQAPTLARPDELAREQVGPFTLAKRFRPAFGGLSLGHFKITAGTYGTAVYDATALPGKPARYYILSNNHVLANSNAAAIGDPILQPGPFDGGVVPTDVIARLSRFVPIKFIAAGQPVPLNFVDAAIAEGQFHDLDRRIFWVGDLKGTNVAPAVGTVVQKTGRTTNWTTGRITNINATVDVNYGGGRVARFAQQLLTTDMSAGGDSGSLVADLSENAVGLLFAGSPVVTVINRITLVEAALGIKVHP; encoded by the coding sequence ATGATCGAAAACAACATGATCCCGGACGATTTCCTCTCCCTCGCGAGTGTGCAGGCGGCGGAAGAGGACGCGTTGCTGAACCGGCAGAACGTGGTGGGTGTCGCGCTCGGCACCAAATGGTCCGGCGGGAGGGACACCGGCGAGAAGGCGATCACCGTCCTCGTCGACACGAAGATGCCGCACGAGATGCTGCGGGAGGACGACCTCGTCCCGGCGGCACTGTCCGGGGTGCCGACCGACGTCCAAGAGGTCGGCGTGCTCCAGGCCGGTCGCAGCATCGCCGCGCCGAAGGTGAACGGCGCCGCCACGATGCTCGACGAGCCCCAGGCTCCGACACTCGCCCGGCCCGACGAACTCGCCCGCGAGCAGGTCGGCCCGTTCACCCTCGCCAAGCGGTTCCGCCCGGCGTTCGGCGGGCTGAGCCTCGGCCATTTCAAGATCACCGCCGGCACCTACGGCACCGCCGTCTACGACGCCACGGCGCTGCCCGGCAAACCGGCCAGGTACTACATCCTGAGCAACAACCACGTGCTCGCGAACTCCAACGCGGCCGCCATCGGCGATCCCATCCTGCAGCCCGGCCCGTTCGACGGCGGTGTCGTCCCCACCGACGTCATCGCCAGGCTGAGCCGGTTCGTGCCGATCAAGTTCATCGCCGCGGGCCAGCCGGTGCCGCTGAACTTCGTCGACGCCGCCATCGCCGAGGGCCAGTTCCACGACCTCGACCGGCGGATCTTCTGGGTCGGCGACCTCAAGGGCACCAACGTGGCCCCCGCGGTCGGCACGGTGGTGCAGAAGACCGGCCGGACCACGAACTGGACCACCGGGCGGATCACGAACATCAACGCCACCGTCGACGTGAACTACGGCGGCGGCCGGGTGGCCCGGTTCGCGCAGCAACTGCTCACCACCGACATGTCGGCGGGCGGCGACTCGGGCAGCCTCGTGGCGGATCTGAGCGAGAACGCCGTCGGCCTGCTGTTCGCCGGTTCGCCGGTGGTCACCGTGATCAACCGGATCACGCTGGTCGAGGCCGCGCTCGGGATCAAGGTGCACCCGTAG
- a CDS encoding glycoside hydrolase family 57 protein has protein sequence MSEYEGTFCLVVHSHLPWLPHHGSWPVGEEWLYQAWAHSYLPMVDLLRRFADEGREDVLTLGMTPILAAQLDDPYCIDAFHDWLGHWQLRSWHASTLWRGDPLLRDLAASEYRTALKASEELETRWRHGFSPILRSFVDNGTIELLGGPLAHPFQPLLDPAVRDFMLRGGLADTALRIGRRPEGIWAPECGYAPGMEAGYAAAGVKRFMVDGPSLHGDTSAARTVGDSDVVCFGRDLEVTYRVWSPKAGYPGHAAYRDFHTWAHEVGLKPSRVTGKTVEPPDKAPYDPAMATATLGGHVQDFVDTVVARLRSLKAEHGRESLVVAAYDTELFGHWWHEGPAWLEGVLRALPEAGVRVTTLKGALEAGHLGGKVDLPASSWGSGKDWRVWDGEQVADMVRDNTALQDRMLDLVAGMDTTTRDSVRDQAVAEAMLALSSDWAFMVTKDSAADYARRRAKVHTERFDTLAGLLRDGALDRARETAAAFRRDDGPFGHVDARDLLRK, from the coding sequence ATGAGCGAGTACGAGGGCACGTTCTGCCTCGTGGTGCACAGCCATCTGCCGTGGCTGCCGCACCACGGATCCTGGCCGGTCGGCGAGGAATGGCTTTATCAGGCGTGGGCGCATTCCTACCTGCCGATGGTCGATCTCTTGCGCCGCTTCGCCGACGAGGGCCGCGAAGACGTCCTCACCCTCGGGATGACGCCGATCCTCGCCGCCCAGCTCGACGACCCGTACTGCATCGACGCCTTCCACGACTGGCTCGGCCACTGGCAGCTGCGCTCCTGGCACGCGTCCACGCTCTGGCGCGGCGACCCGCTGCTGCGCGACCTCGCGGCGAGCGAGTACCGGACGGCGCTCAAGGCATCGGAAGAGCTCGAAACCCGCTGGCGGCACGGTTTCTCGCCGATCCTTCGGTCCTTTGTGGACAACGGGACGATCGAGCTGCTCGGCGGCCCGCTGGCGCATCCGTTCCAGCCGCTGCTCGACCCGGCGGTCCGCGACTTCATGCTGCGCGGCGGCCTGGCCGACACCGCGCTGCGGATCGGACGCCGTCCCGAAGGCATTTGGGCACCCGAATGCGGTTACGCGCCCGGCATGGAAGCCGGCTACGCCGCGGCGGGCGTCAAGCGGTTCATGGTCGACGGCCCCTCCCTGCACGGCGACACCTCGGCGGCGCGGACCGTCGGCGATTCCGACGTCGTCTGCTTCGGCCGCGACCTCGAAGTCACGTACCGAGTCTGGTCGCCGAAGGCCGGGTATCCCGGCCATGCCGCCTATCGCGACTTCCACACCTGGGCGCACGAGGTCGGCCTCAAACCGTCGCGGGTGACCGGCAAGACCGTCGAGCCGCCGGACAAGGCGCCGTACGACCCGGCGATGGCGACGGCCACCCTCGGCGGTCACGTCCAGGACTTCGTCGACACCGTCGTCGCCCGGCTGCGTTCGCTCAAGGCCGAGCACGGCCGCGAATCGCTCGTCGTCGCCGCGTACGACACCGAGCTCTTCGGCCACTGGTGGCACGAGGGCCCGGCCTGGCTCGAAGGCGTCCTGCGGGCGCTGCCCGAGGCGGGAGTCCGCGTGACGACGCTCAAGGGCGCGCTCGAAGCCGGCCACCTCGGCGGGAAGGTCGACCTCCCGGCGTCGTCGTGGGGTTCGGGCAAGGACTGGCGGGTCTGGGACGGCGAGCAGGTCGCCGACATGGTGCGGGACAACACCGCGTTGCAGGACCGGATGCTCGACCTCGTCGCCGGAATGGACACGACGACACGTGACTCCGTCCGCGACCAGGCCGTCGCCGAGGCGATGCTGGCGCTTTCGAGCGACTGGGCGTTCATGGTCACCAAGGATTCCGCCGCCGACTACGCGCGGCGGCGGGCGAAAGTGCACACCGAACGGTTCGACACGCTCGCCGGACTGCTCCGGGACGGTGCGCTCGACCGCGCGCGGGAGACCGCGGCCGCGTTCCGGCGCGACGACGGGCCGTTCGGTCACGTCGACGCGCGTGACCTGCTGAGGAAATGA
- a CDS encoding 1-acyl-sn-glycerol-3-phosphate acyltransferase, translating into MTHAWMPKSPCGDGCLTEGAPTVAFGRRVLRFTAAIGVIFGAFLSAPLVLVLRGMPRERLVRLLFAGILRSFGVKLRVLGDERFRAVPGRGALVVNNHISWLDIIAVNAVQPMRALAKKEVGAWPVLGLLVRRGGSIFLDRENLRSLPSTMDELAEAMRGGSLVSVTPEGTTWCGLGSGRFRPATFQAAIDGGVPVRPLALRFRLADGRETTQPAFIGPESLIASLRRVAALRGLVLEVHVCPEIAPGRAADRRELAALAESAVQAALGRVQIPVQRRRRPAVVPVPGPARTPAG; encoded by the coding sequence ATGACTCACGCCTGGATGCCGAAATCGCCGTGTGGCGACGGCTGCCTGACCGAAGGGGCGCCGACGGTGGCGTTCGGCAGGCGGGTCCTGCGGTTCACCGCGGCGATCGGTGTCATCTTCGGTGCCTTCCTGAGCGCGCCGCTCGTGCTCGTACTGCGCGGCATGCCCCGGGAACGGTTGGTGCGCCTGCTTTTCGCGGGGATCCTTCGCTCGTTCGGGGTAAAGCTGCGCGTGCTCGGCGACGAGCGGTTCCGCGCCGTGCCCGGCCGTGGCGCGCTCGTGGTGAACAACCACATCTCGTGGCTGGACATCATCGCGGTCAACGCCGTCCAGCCGATGCGGGCGCTCGCGAAGAAGGAGGTCGGCGCCTGGCCGGTGCTCGGCCTGCTGGTGCGCCGCGGCGGCAGCATCTTCCTCGACCGGGAGAACCTGCGGAGCCTCCCCTCGACGATGGACGAACTCGCCGAGGCCATGCGCGGCGGATCACTCGTCAGCGTGACACCGGAAGGCACCACCTGGTGCGGTCTCGGCTCGGGCCGGTTCCGCCCGGCGACCTTCCAGGCCGCGATCGACGGCGGTGTCCCGGTGCGGCCGCTCGCGCTGCGGTTCCGGCTCGCCGACGGGCGGGAGACGACGCAGCCGGCGTTCATCGGGCCGGAGTCGCTCATCGCTTCGCTGCGGCGGGTCGCGGCTCTGCGTGGTCTGGTGCTGGAGGTGCACGTATGCCCGGAGATCGCGCCGGGCCGCGCCGCGGATCGGCGGGAACTGGCCGCACTGGCGGAATCCGCGGTGCAGGCGGCACTGGGGCGGGTGCAGATCCCGGTACAGCGGCGGCGTCGCCCGGCAGTGGTTCCGGTGCCCGGCCCCGCGCGGACTCCGGCGGGCTGA
- a CDS encoding glutathione peroxidase, with amino-acid sequence MGIHDIPLKTLAGEDTTLGALEGKTLLVVNVASKCGLTPQYTGLEKLQERYADKGFSVVGFPCNQFAGQEPGTAEEIQTFCSTTYGVSFPLFEKLDVNGESRHPLYAELTKAADAEGAAGDVQWNFEKFLVAPSGEVVGRFRPRTEPEDETITKAIDAAIG; translated from the coding sequence ATGGGGATCCACGACATTCCGCTGAAGACGCTCGCGGGCGAGGACACGACACTCGGCGCGCTCGAAGGCAAGACGCTGCTGGTGGTGAACGTGGCGTCGAAATGCGGCCTGACCCCGCAGTACACCGGGCTGGAAAAGCTCCAGGAACGCTACGCGGACAAGGGTTTCTCCGTCGTCGGCTTCCCGTGCAACCAGTTCGCGGGCCAGGAGCCGGGCACCGCCGAGGAGATCCAGACCTTCTGCTCGACGACGTACGGCGTTTCGTTCCCGCTGTTCGAAAAGCTGGACGTGAACGGGGAAAGCCGTCACCCGCTCTACGCCGAACTGACCAAGGCCGCCGACGCCGAGGGCGCCGCCGGCGACGTCCAGTGGAACTTCGAGAAGTTCCTCGTCGCCCCTTCCGGTGAAGTGGTGGGCCGATTCCGCCCGCGCACCGAACCCGAGGACGAGACGATCACCAAGGCCATCGACGCCGCGATCGGCTGA
- a CDS encoding class I SAM-dependent methyltransferase: MTTPATRAEALHLTGERTVPGIAEENYWFRRHEAAYQKLLPLCEGKTVLEAGCGEGYGAGLIATVAERVLALDYDVPTTEHVARRYPGIGVARANLVFLPLRDASVDVVANFQVIEHLWDQGAFLAECLRVLSPGGRLIVTTPNRLTFTPDSDTPLNPFHTRELAPSELDGLLRDAGFEVETLHGLHHGEGVAKLDAKYGGSIIDAQLDVVMGQLPGQATWPAELLADVESIQAADFAIHGEDLDASLDLVAVAVRR; the protein is encoded by the coding sequence GTGACCACCCCAGCCACCAGGGCCGAAGCGCTGCACCTCACCGGTGAACGCACCGTGCCGGGCATCGCCGAGGAGAACTACTGGTTCCGGCGCCACGAGGCCGCGTATCAAAAGCTCCTGCCGCTGTGCGAAGGCAAGACCGTCCTGGAGGCCGGGTGCGGCGAGGGCTACGGCGCCGGGCTCATCGCCACCGTCGCCGAGCGGGTGCTCGCCCTCGACTACGACGTCCCCACCACCGAGCACGTCGCCCGCCGCTACCCCGGCATCGGCGTGGCCAGGGCGAACCTGGTGTTCCTGCCGCTGCGGGACGCCTCGGTCGACGTCGTCGCCAACTTCCAGGTGATCGAGCACCTCTGGGATCAGGGCGCCTTCCTCGCCGAATGCCTCCGTGTGCTCTCCCCCGGCGGGCGGCTGATCGTCACCACGCCCAACCGGCTGACCTTCACCCCGGACAGTGACACCCCGCTCAACCCGTTCCACACCAGGGAGCTCGCACCGTCCGAATTGGACGGACTGCTGCGGGACGCCGGTTTCGAGGTCGAGACGCTGCACGGTCTCCACCACGGCGAGGGGGTCGCGAAACTGGACGCCAAGTACGGCGGTTCGATCATCGACGCCCAGCTCGACGTCGTCATGGGGCAGCTGCCGGGGCAGGCGACCTGGCCGGCGGAACTGCTCGCCGACGTCGAAAGCATCCAGGCGGCGGATTTCGCCATCCACGGTGAGGACCTCGACGCCAGCCTCGACCTCGTGGCCGTGGCGGTGCGCCGATGA
- a CDS encoding DegV family protein encodes MRSMPGPVAVITDSTACLPTPVTERWGIGVVQVQLQVGEQFDEENRYDREEIIGHLRAGTPVKTAPPEVAAFFWAFQDAASKGASAIVSVHISGRMSETVNAAREAAQQVNIPVHVLDSGTTGMSLGFAATSAAKVAAAGGQATRVIDAAERRFRGSREILYVDTLEFLRRGGRIGAAQAFLGSAFSIKPLLTLKNGEVAPLTRVPGQRRALNKLVDLAVECAGDREVEVAITRFGPDERDLEIGGRLRARLPHMVDSTLVDASMILGAHLGPGAIGITVSPV; translated from the coding sequence ATGCGTTCCATGCCCGGCCCAGTCGCCGTGATCACGGACTCGACCGCCTGCCTTCCCACCCCGGTCACCGAACGCTGGGGGATCGGCGTCGTTCAGGTCCAACTGCAGGTCGGAGAGCAGTTCGACGAGGAGAACCGCTACGACCGCGAGGAAATCATCGGCCATCTGCGGGCCGGGACACCGGTGAAGACGGCGCCGCCCGAGGTCGCCGCGTTCTTCTGGGCCTTCCAGGACGCCGCGAGCAAGGGCGCGTCCGCGATCGTCAGCGTCCACATCTCGGGCCGCATGTCGGAGACGGTGAACGCCGCCCGCGAAGCCGCCCAGCAGGTGAACATCCCGGTGCACGTCCTCGACAGCGGGACCACCGGGATGAGCCTCGGTTTCGCGGCGACCTCGGCGGCCAAGGTCGCCGCCGCCGGCGGGCAGGCCACCCGCGTCATCGACGCGGCCGAACGCCGGTTCCGCGGCAGCCGGGAGATCCTCTACGTCGACACGCTGGAGTTCCTGCGCCGCGGCGGCCGGATCGGAGCGGCGCAGGCGTTCCTCGGCTCCGCCTTCTCGATCAAGCCGCTGCTGACGCTGAAGAACGGCGAGGTCGCGCCGCTGACCCGGGTGCCGGGTCAGCGGCGGGCGCTCAACAAACTCGTCGACCTCGCGGTGGAATGCGCGGGCGACCGGGAGGTCGAGGTCGCCATCACCCGGTTCGGCCCGGACGAACGCGACCTGGAGATCGGCGGGCGGCTGCGGGCGCGGCTGCCGCATATGGTCGACAGCACCCTGGTGGACGCCAGCATGATCCTCGGCGCCCACCTCGGGCCCGGTGCCATCGGCATCACGGTGTCGCCGGTGTAG